ACAACTGGACGACCTTTAATGGTGCCGACCAATAGTTCACCTTCATGTCCTTCTACCGTGGACACCGGAAAATGTGGAATATCCTGATAAGCGATGCTTACGCCATCTTCAATCAGTTCTGCCAGTACGCCAAGACCCGAACCCAAAATCAAACCGACTTCCGGCTTGATGGAGCTTTTGCTTTGAATATAAGATGCTGCTTCCGAAATCATTTGTTGGTTTAATGCTGTCATGCGATGTATGTTCCTCCTTGAGTTGAAACGATCCGTCTTATGTATAACGGCGTTTGGATGTATTCAATTTATTTTATCCTAAATCGGCCCGATGTTCCGCATTTATTTGTGAATGCCATGCGTCAAAATCTATCTTGCCCTCGGATGATGGGTTTCATAGATTTCTTTCATGGTTTTACGACCATGGTTGCCATATTGTTGTCCAGGCTGCTCTACGTGACCCAGCATGTCTTGAACCGCACGTGTATCCGCCCCATTGGCAATCAGGTGTGCCGCAAAAGAATGACGCAGCGTATGCGGCGTAATCTCGTCCGAGATTCCTGCATCCACTGCCGCTTTTTTGAGCAGCTTCCAGAAGCCCTGCCGGGTTAAACGTCTGCCAGATACATTCACGAACAGTGCCTGCTCGTCCGAATCGGTTTTGAGCAACTTGTTGCGGAATTCCTCCACATATACACTTGCCCAATGTGCAGCGGGTGCACCGATGGGAAGGATGCGTTCCTTGCCCGCCCCACCACATCGTATGAAGCGCATGCCTGGCTGTACATCCCGAATGTCAAGCGCAATCAGTTCCGAGACCCGAATACCTGTAGCATATAACAGTTCAAGCATCGCTCGATCTCTCACACCCTGCGGTGAACGAACATCAGGCGCTGTCAGCAGTTGTTCGATCTCCTGTATGCTTAATACCTGTGGTGGCGACTTGTCCGCCTTGGGAGCTTCCACATCAAACGTAGGGTCCTGTATAATTTCCCCCCGCCGCATTAAAAAATGAAAGTAGGAGCGCAGAGATACGATGCTGCGGGCAATGGTCGCATTGGCACGTCCTGCCTGTTTGAGCTGTCCTGCAAACAGGACGACGTGCGTGCGTCTGACCTGATCGGCTTCGCGTATGCCAAATTCCTTATCTGCAAATTCAATGA
The window above is part of the Paenibacillus sp. 1781tsa1 genome. Proteins encoded here:
- a CDS encoding tyrosine recombinase is translated as MKQTIHAYALYLEDDKGMSSSTLESYLRDVDKFIEFADKEFGIREADQVRRTHVVLFAGQLKQAGRANATIARSIVSLRSYFHFLMRRGEIIQDPTFDVEAPKADKSPPQVLSIQEIEQLLTAPDVRSPQGVRDRAMLELLYATGIRVSELIALDIRDVQPGMRFIRCGGAGKERILPIGAPAAHWASVYVEEFRNKLLKTDSDEQALFVNVSGRRLTRQGFWKLLKKAAVDAGISDEITPHTLRHSFAAHLIANGADTRAVQDMLGHVEQPGQQYGNHGRKTMKEIYETHHPRAR